A DNA window from Actinokineospora baliensis contains the following coding sequences:
- a CDS encoding S8 family serine peptidase, which produces MTVGVLDTGIDGSHPDLAGKVLEASDFTGTGPADQVGHGTHVSGIIAGTGAASSGRYRGVAPDAKLVSGKVCTAIGCSDSAVIAGLEWIAPKVRVANLSFGGAYTDGTDPVSRAVNSLSAQHGTLFVAAAGNDRALDNPDPLASVTSPAAADAALAVGSVTKDDTTSPFSPRQPRKRDYAVKPDIAAPGSDIVSARVVGTPAGDWAPVDEHYAALSGTSMAAPHVAGTAALLVQKQPGWAADRLKSALVSSAKPTADAFEQGAGRVDAARAVAQQVNVVGGGIGYGFVPWGSGRLSKTVTYRNDGDAAVTLALSTDNPVFTAGAQQVVVPAHGTAAVTVHADPAGATGRQSGRLTGTAGGVVVRTALTAVLEAESYTVAVTLKGRTGTSASVVAKAVNVDSGAAVGVRVVNGAGVARLPKGRYDFQAVEVANSGDVTLLARTGIGVDRESSVALDATGGRLVSTTVDGTQTTLVSGELSLVSGSPTGERTSALVWFYRPGQKVYVVPTQGKVTDHTFLLSYRTILDAPGSSYNLAFLEQGKIPDGRFTARPRDLARVDARYYAQSAPAKSLRADYALLDAPGTNTGALQVRELAVPSARTEYYTAGPTWQHVFAVFPEDTSDSESSVSYKIYQPGRSASHWNRAPLSPSLGAPEVGFGISRLGGRLLVVTAPLSGGDPDQSTVLAAAATGDTVLTRDGAVLGTSGQPGVGLFPIPDTPGRYTLRTTVDRAVPWSTLGTHADITWTFQEAGAGSATPPPVLVVRTAAEVDDQGAARRGTFLPIRLSTQRPPGAPTSRLTTLHTDYSTDDGRTWRQAPTLHIGTGEGLALVKNPSTTGFVSLRITARDANGNSVEQTVIRAYRVG; this is translated from the coding sequence GTGACCGTCGGCGTGTTGGACACCGGCATCGACGGCAGCCATCCGGATTTGGCGGGCAAGGTGCTGGAGGCAAGTGACTTCACCGGCACGGGACCTGCCGACCAGGTCGGGCACGGTACCCATGTGTCCGGGATCATCGCGGGAACCGGTGCGGCGTCCAGTGGGCGCTATAGGGGTGTGGCGCCGGACGCGAAGTTGGTCAGCGGCAAGGTGTGCACGGCGATAGGTTGCTCGGACTCCGCGGTGATCGCGGGCCTTGAGTGGATCGCGCCGAAAGTCCGGGTCGCGAACCTGAGCTTCGGCGGCGCCTACACCGACGGAACGGACCCGGTGTCGCGTGCGGTGAACTCGTTGTCCGCACAGCACGGCACTCTCTTCGTAGCGGCCGCAGGCAACGACCGGGCCCTGGACAACCCCGATCCGCTGGCTTCAGTCACGTCGCCCGCTGCTGCCGACGCTGCTCTTGCGGTCGGTAGCGTCACCAAGGACGACACTACGAGCCCGTTCTCGCCGCGGCAGCCGAGAAAACGGGACTACGCGGTGAAACCGGACATCGCGGCGCCCGGTAGTGACATCGTGTCAGCGAGGGTGGTCGGCACTCCGGCGGGCGACTGGGCGCCGGTGGACGAGCACTACGCGGCCCTGTCCGGGACCTCTATGGCCGCACCGCATGTAGCGGGCACTGCGGCGTTGTTGGTGCAGAAGCAGCCCGGGTGGGCGGCGGACCGGTTGAAGTCGGCGCTGGTGAGCAGCGCGAAGCCTACGGCGGACGCGTTCGAGCAAGGCGCGGGTCGGGTGGACGCGGCGCGCGCAGTGGCGCAGCAGGTCAACGTGGTCGGTGGCGGAATCGGGTACGGGTTCGTTCCTTGGGGATCCGGCCGGTTGAGCAAGACGGTGACCTACCGCAATGACGGCGATGCTGCCGTCACCTTGGCACTGAGCACCGACAACCCGGTGTTCACCGCAGGAGCTCAGCAGGTCGTCGTGCCCGCGCACGGCACGGCAGCGGTAACCGTCCACGCTGACCCTGCTGGCGCGACCGGACGGCAAAGTGGCCGACTGACCGGTACCGCGGGCGGCGTTGTGGTGCGGACAGCCCTGACCGCGGTGCTGGAGGCGGAGAGCTACACCGTGGCGGTGACGCTCAAGGGGAGAACGGGCACATCGGCGTCGGTGGTCGCGAAGGCCGTGAACGTGGACTCGGGCGCCGCTGTCGGTGTTCGGGTGGTCAACGGTGCGGGTGTGGCCCGACTGCCGAAGGGCCGGTACGACTTCCAAGCGGTGGAGGTCGCGAACAGTGGTGACGTGACGCTGCTTGCCCGGACCGGGATCGGCGTGGATCGGGAGTCGTCAGTCGCACTGGACGCCACCGGCGGTCGGCTGGTGTCAACGACCGTTGACGGTACTCAGACCACGCTGGTGAGCGGCGAGTTGTCACTGGTGTCCGGTTCTCCGACCGGTGAGCGGACGTCGGCATTGGTGTGGTTCTACCGGCCGGGCCAGAAGGTCTATGTCGTACCGACCCAGGGCAAGGTCACCGACCACACCTTCCTCTTGTCCTACCGCACGATCCTCGACGCACCAGGCTCCAGCTACAACCTGGCGTTCCTCGAGCAGGGCAAGATCCCCGACGGCAGATTCACCGCACGTCCCCGAGACCTCGCGCGGGTGGACGCTCGGTACTACGCGCAGAGTGCGCCCGCCAAGTCGCTGCGGGCTGACTACGCACTGCTGGACGCGCCAGGGACCAACACCGGCGCGCTGCAGGTTCGCGAACTGGCAGTGCCGAGTGCTCGAACCGAGTACTACACGGCAGGACCGACCTGGCAGCACGTGTTCGCGGTGTTCCCCGAGGACACCTCCGACAGCGAGTCCTCGGTGTCCTACAAGATCTACCAGCCGGGTAGATCGGCGTCGCACTGGAATCGCGCACCCCTGAGCCCGTCCCTGGGCGCTCCAGAGGTCGGATTCGGAATATCACGGCTCGGCGGTCGTCTGCTGGTAGTAACCGCCCCCCTCTCCGGCGGCGACCCCGACCAGTCCACCGTCCTGGCAGCCGCAGCCACCGGCGACACAGTCCTGACCAGGGACGGCGCTGTCTTAGGCACCAGCGGCCAACCCGGGGTCGGGTTGTTCCCCATCCCCGACACCCCCGGCCGCTACACCCTCCGCACCACAGTCGACCGCGCCGTCCCGTGGTCCACCCTCGGAACGCACGCCGACATCACCTGGACCTTCCAGGAGGCCGGCGCCGGATCGGCCACTCCCCCACCGGTGTTGGTAGTGCGAACCGCCGCCGAGGTCGACGACCAAGGCGCCGCCCGACGCGGAACGTTCCTGCCGATCCGGTTGTCCACCCAACGCCCACCAGGCGCGCCCACATCGCGCCTGACCACCCTTCACACCGACTACTCCACCGACGACGGCCGAACCTGGCGGCAAGCCCCCACCCTGCACATCGGCACCGGGGAAGGGTTAGCCCTGGTGAAGAACCCTTCGACCACCGGTTTCGTGTCATTGCGGATCACCGCCCGGGACGCCAACGGGAACTCGGTCGAGCAAACCGTCATCCGCGCCTACCGGGTCGGGTGA